The following are encoded together in the Alphaproteobacteria bacterium genome:
- a CDS encoding adenylate/guanylate cyclase domain-containing protein, with translation GDPVNLAARLESQSKNYGVRIVLGPKTGVAAEEAGFATLELDLIQVKGQSVGVNIHCLLGDAGFAASPEFVAIKAKHQAFISEYRRQHWDISESEMTECRKMARAMDLGMDVLYDMYQERIDEYREVPPPIGWNGVYVATDK, from the coding sequence TGGGCGATCCCGTGAATCTCGCCGCCCGGCTGGAAAGCCAGTCCAAAAATTACGGCGTCAGGATCGTCCTCGGTCCAAAAACGGGCGTTGCCGCCGAAGAAGCCGGCTTCGCCACGCTGGAACTGGACCTGATCCAGGTCAAGGGCCAGTCCGTCGGCGTCAATATCCACTGCCTGCTCGGCGATGCCGGTTTTGCGGCCTCGCCCGAATTCGTCGCGATCAAGGCGAAACACCAGGCGTTCATCTCCGAGTACCGGCGCCAGCATTGGGATATCTCGGAAAGCGAAATGACGGAATGCCGCAAGATGGCCCGCGCCATGGATCTGGGCATGGATGTCCTGTACGACATGTATCAGGAGCGGATCGACGAGTACCGCGAAGTCCCGCCGCCGATCGGCTGGAACGGCGTTTACGTGGCGACCGACAAATAG